A window of the Oncorhynchus keta strain PuntledgeMale-10-30-2019 chromosome 21, Oket_V2, whole genome shotgun sequence genome harbors these coding sequences:
- the nab2 gene encoding NGFI-A-binding protein 2 isoform X2, with the protein MSLPRTLGELQLYRVLQRANLLAYYDTFIQQGGDDVQQLCEAAEDEFLEIMALVGMATKPLHVRRLQKALRDWAANPALFNQPLANVPLGGIPLFKVDGMGASGTAAGGLRKSLSNGQPGSPCDREDRACLTPMHSGSPRSPCSQASPQPQDTHYRDKLSPMDPHWLSPEQDGNSASASGVDEEQPSPPLLPPRPPGPSTPPASSSSLSPAALSAWPGGQLDGETAQAVGESVDRLLRTLPRSDPREVKTLLRMNKKMAKTVGHIFKMAPQDVAKEEEIRKYSLIYGRFDSKRREGKQLTHHELIINEAAAQFCMRDNALLLRRVELFSLARQVARECAYTSTLKHARSGADDCSLPSQKRIKNEVIVSECVSSLHGVEGSEGVSQRADEDSLSGESLDSLTQDFEAKAERRSSVAVCRSSSPGSTKDDSDQGGK; encoded by the exons ATGTCTCTGCCACGCACGCTGGGCGAGCTGCAACTGTACCGGGTGCTACAGAGGGCCAACCTGCTGGCCTACTACGACACCTTCATCCAGCAGGGTGGCGACGACGTGCAGCAGCTTTGTGaggctgcagaggatgagttcttGGAAATCATGGCGCTGGTCGGCATGGCGACCAAGCCACTGCACGTGCGCCGTCTGCAGAAGGCCCTCCGCGACTGGGCGGCCAACCCAGCCCTCTTCAACCAGCCCCTGGCCAACGTACCCCTGGGGGGAATCCCTCTGTTCAAGGTTGATGGGATGGGTGCTAGCGGGACTGCTGCCGGAGGACTCAGGAAGTCCCTGAGCAACGGGCAGCCGGGGTCACCgtgtgacagagaggacagggcatGCCTCACCCCTATGCACAGTGGGAGCCCCAGAAGCCCCTGCTCCCAGGCCTCACCGCAGCCCCAGGACACACACTACAGGGACAAGCTGTCCCCAATGGACCCCCACTGGCTCAGCCCTGAACAGGACGGGAACAGCGCCTCAGCCTCAGGGGTGGACGAGGAGCAGCCCAGCCCACCTCTGCTCCCCCCTCGTCCCCCAGGTCCCTCCACGCCCCCggcctcctcctcatctctctccccggCAGCCCTCTCGGCCTGGCCCGGGGGCCAGCTGGATGGGGAGACGGCGCAGGCAGTGGGGGAGAGCGTGGACAGGCTCCTGAGGACCCTACCCAGGTCAGACCCCAGAGAGGTGAAGACACTGCTGAGGATGAACAAGAAGATGGCCAAGACTGTGGGCCACATCTTCAAGATGGCACCCCAGGATGTGGCCAAAGAGGAGGAGATCCGTAAGTACAGCCTCATCTACGGCCGCTTCGACTCCAAAAGGAGGGAGGGCAAGCAGCTCACACATCACGAG CTGATCATCAATGAAGCGGCTGCACAGTTCTGTATGCGTGACAACGCTCTGCTTCTTAGACGGGTAGAGCTATTCTCATTGGCTAGACAGGTGGCGAGAGAATGTGCCTACACCTCCACACTCAAGCATGCCAG ATCAGGTGCAGATGACTGCAGCTTACCATCCCAAAAGAGAATAAAAAATGAG gtgatagtgtcagagtgtgtgtcctCCCTCCATGGTGTTGAGGGGTCAGAGGGCGTGTCCCAGAGGGCTGACGAGGACAGCCTATCAGGAGAGAGTCTTGACAGCCTAACACAAG ACTTTGAGGCTAAGGCGGAGAGGAGGAGCTCAGTAGCAGTGTGCAGGAGCAGCAGCCCTGGCAGCACCAAAGATGACTCGGACCAAGGGGGAAAGTAG
- the nab2 gene encoding NGFI-A-binding protein 2 isoform X1: MSLPRTLGELQLYRVLQRANLLAYYDTFIQQGGDDVQQLCEAAEDEFLEIMALVGMATKPLHVRRLQKALRDWAANPALFNQPLANVPLGGIPLFKVDGMGASGTAAGGLRKSLSNGQPGSPCDREDRACLTPMHSGSPRSPCSQASPQPQDTHYRDKLSPMDPHWLSPEQDGNSASASGVDEEQPSPPLLPPRPPGPSTPPASSSSLSPAALSAWPGGQLDGETAQAVGESVDRLLRTLPRSDPREVKTLLRMNKKMAKTVGHIFKMAPQDVAKEEEIRKYSLIYGRFDSKRREGKQLTHHELIINEAAAQFCMRDNALLLRRVELFSLARQVARECAYTSTLKHARSGADDCSLPSQKRIKNEVIVSECVSSLHGVEGSEGVSQRADEDSLSGESLDSLTQDVGSQCNQSPSPRPPTDTSIPANWNRQLMQQTLMDEGLRLARMVSHDRAGKVSLRSEGTHTTDFEAKAERRSSVAVCRSSSPGSTKDDSDQGGK, encoded by the exons ATGTCTCTGCCACGCACGCTGGGCGAGCTGCAACTGTACCGGGTGCTACAGAGGGCCAACCTGCTGGCCTACTACGACACCTTCATCCAGCAGGGTGGCGACGACGTGCAGCAGCTTTGTGaggctgcagaggatgagttcttGGAAATCATGGCGCTGGTCGGCATGGCGACCAAGCCACTGCACGTGCGCCGTCTGCAGAAGGCCCTCCGCGACTGGGCGGCCAACCCAGCCCTCTTCAACCAGCCCCTGGCCAACGTACCCCTGGGGGGAATCCCTCTGTTCAAGGTTGATGGGATGGGTGCTAGCGGGACTGCTGCCGGAGGACTCAGGAAGTCCCTGAGCAACGGGCAGCCGGGGTCACCgtgtgacagagaggacagggcatGCCTCACCCCTATGCACAGTGGGAGCCCCAGAAGCCCCTGCTCCCAGGCCTCACCGCAGCCCCAGGACACACACTACAGGGACAAGCTGTCCCCAATGGACCCCCACTGGCTCAGCCCTGAACAGGACGGGAACAGCGCCTCAGCCTCAGGGGTGGACGAGGAGCAGCCCAGCCCACCTCTGCTCCCCCCTCGTCCCCCAGGTCCCTCCACGCCCCCggcctcctcctcatctctctccccggCAGCCCTCTCGGCCTGGCCCGGGGGCCAGCTGGATGGGGAGACGGCGCAGGCAGTGGGGGAGAGCGTGGACAGGCTCCTGAGGACCCTACCCAGGTCAGACCCCAGAGAGGTGAAGACACTGCTGAGGATGAACAAGAAGATGGCCAAGACTGTGGGCCACATCTTCAAGATGGCACCCCAGGATGTGGCCAAAGAGGAGGAGATCCGTAAGTACAGCCTCATCTACGGCCGCTTCGACTCCAAAAGGAGGGAGGGCAAGCAGCTCACACATCACGAG CTGATCATCAATGAAGCGGCTGCACAGTTCTGTATGCGTGACAACGCTCTGCTTCTTAGACGGGTAGAGCTATTCTCATTGGCTAGACAGGTGGCGAGAGAATGTGCCTACACCTCCACACTCAAGCATGCCAG ATCAGGTGCAGATGACTGCAGCTTACCATCCCAAAAGAGAATAAAAAATGAG gtgatagtgtcagagtgtgtgtcctCCCTCCATGGTGTTGAGGGGTCAGAGGGCGTGTCCCAGAGGGCTGACGAGGACAGCCTATCAGGAGAGAGTCTTGACAGCCTAACACAAG ACGTAGGCTCACAGTGCAACCAATCTCCATCACCCCGCCCCCCCACCGACACCTCCATACCTGCCAACTGGAATCGCCAACTCATGCAACAAACGCTCATGGATGAGGGGCTGCGATTGGCTAGGATGGTGTCACATGACCGTGCTGGCAAGGTCAGCCTTAGGTCAGAGGGGACACACACCACAG ACTTTGAGGCTAAGGCGGAGAGGAGGAGCTCAGTAGCAGTGTGCAGGAGCAGCAGCCCTGGCAGCACCAAAGATGACTCGGACCAAGGGGGAAAGTAG